The sequence below is a genomic window from Acetivibrio clariflavus DSM 19732.
CCAAAATGACATTGTTTCCTGCTTCAATAATTTCCAGTGACTTTTTATATAAATATTTTTTTATCTTACATACCAAATCATCGTGCTTATCACCAATGTTCTCCATTGACAAATCAAATACCACTTCATCACAGGACAGAATAACAGCATTAATTTTCTGCTTTAGCATTTTAGAATAATAGCTTTTTCCACTGCAAATTTTACCGCATATCAAAATTACTTTTGCCATTTTTACACCATCCGTTTGGATTTCCAGATAACAGAAAATATTCAGAAACACTGATATTATTATAACATTATGTGAACCTTTTGCATATTTTATGAATATTATGTCATAAAAAATAAAATGAGGTGCTATCAATAAATGTATACCGATTTTTATGGTTATCCATACAACCTTTACCCCAGGCAGCCAATAATACCTTCGTACATCCGACTTCTGCATGCTGTACCGAATGCTCCGGCCGTCGATATATATGCAAATGGAAGCCCCATTGCAAGAAATCTGAGTTATAGGCAATTTACCGAATATTTGGCACTTCCCGGCGCAAGCTACAATATAACCGTCTTCCCCGCAGGTCAAACAGTCAATCCAATCCTAAGTACAGTAATTAACATACCTGGCGGGTCAATATTTACCATAGCGGCCGTAGGTATACCCTCAAGCATTACCTTACTTCGGATAGAAGAACCCCGCATAAACATTCCCGCCGGTAACCTAATGCTAAGGTTTGTAAATCTTTCCCCCAACGCACCTGCTGTTGATGTAGAGATACAGGGCGGGAATATAATATTTGGCAATGTAACATATACAGGAATAACTCAATATATACCTTTTAATCCGGGAACATATACTTTTAACCTTAAGATTTCAGGTACAGGTCAAAGAATTCTATATGTTCCAAACATTCTATTGGAATCCGGAAGGTTTTACACCATATATGCCATAGGTGTTGTTGCAGGAACTCCTCCTCTTCAAGTGCTTATACCCTTAGACGGCAACACCTATATCCGGTAGGTTGTAATTTTCCTTTGCTGAAGAGCTCTTAAAAACAAAATGCTTCCAGTACTTTTATGCCGACTTATAGCACTGGAAGCTGTTTTCTGTTTTTAAATTGCTCATACAGGTGTTTATAATTAACGTTATAGATAAAATTCATTAATAGTCGAATGTCTGTCACGCTGTTTCAACATAATTTTAATTAAATTGCTTATAATCATATTTTTTTGTTTCATATTCAATACTGTCCAACTTTTTCTTTGATGTATTATAAATGGTTATATTAACCTTATATGGCCCGTTCTTTTTTGAATTTCTTATTGCACTTCCGCCAAAATAAACAAATCTGTTATTTAAGCCTTTATCGCATTTCATTGATGTTGAAGCCAATGCGTTAGTAACTCCTCCACCTCTTATCAGGTTCCCAAAAGATATTACTTGACCATCTAAAGTGGATAAAGTGGCATTGACAATATAAGTTCCTGCTTCACCAACATTTAAGTTCATACATATCTGCAAACTATCGTAACCTATGGAGTTATCCCATTCAACAGCTCCTTCTTTATCTATACCGACAATAAACAATTCTCCCGGCTCAGGCAATGGAGGTGTGGGAGAAATTTCCGGAGACGAGACTACAGTTGACGTATTAATAACATCAGGAGTTTTAATATCCGATAAACCTGATTTTTCGGATGAAACAGAATCAGTCGATAAAATCGGCAAAGGTGTAACCTTTAAAAGTTCAGTACTATCCATTGAATTATGATTAGATTCAGAATCAACAGGAAATTCAGCTTTACATGAACAAACCAAAAAAGTCAATAAAATAGAGACATTAAAAGCAATAAAAAATCTATTGATTACTTTTTTCTTGATAGGAGCTAAAAAATCAGACATAAATTCTCCCAAGACTTTCTTTATCAAATATATATTTCTATAAAATAAATTTTTCCTTATATGATTATTTTATTATTTTAGGATATTGGCGTCAACAGCATAAAGCATAATATGATAGAATGTTTCAAATTCTCCCAATATAAGAAACAGCATTAAATAAACTGGGTTAACTATATTATTTCAGCATATATGAATCAAAATAGTGAAATCTGCTCATTTATATACGGGTCCTTGTATCCTTTAACTATGTCATTCATTTTGTAAAGTATACCGCATTCATTGCATTTATTTTTAAACAAATCCCACAATTCTTTTGACCTTAAAGAACGGCATTCATAGGAATTTCCGTAGCTTTTTATATATTTTTCTTTCAGTGACGGAAAAAGCTCGTCCAGTTTGCTATAATACCATTCCCTTTGATTCTGCCGTAAAGTCACGCCAAAGGCCGGATAGATAAATTTTGCCCCATTTTGACTTGCGAGCTCTATAATCTTTATTATATTGTCATCCGTATCATCAATAAAAGGAAGTACAGGCATTAACAAGATACCTGCAAATATCCCTTCGCCGGAAAGCTTCTTTATTGTTCTAAACCTATCGGAGGAAAGGGATACATTAGGTTCAATTTTGCTGCATAAAAGGTCATCGGCAGTTGTAATAGTTATTTTTATTAGCACCGGAGAATACCTCGATATCTCTTTTAAAATATCAATATCCCTCAATATCAAATCACTTTTTGTAGCAATTGCAGCACCGTAACCGTACCGATTTATCAGTTCCAACGCACCTCTTGTAAGCTTATATTCTCTCTCGAGAGGGTTGTAAGGATCGCTCATAGCACCGGTTCCGACAACACCCTTTTTTCGCTTTGATTTAAGCTCTCGCTCAATTATGGCAAGAGCGTTTTTCTTTGCTCTCACCCTGTCAAAATCATCCACTCCATAGCACTCACTCCTGCTGTCACAGTAAATGCAGCCGTGGCAACAACCCTTATAGATATTCATATTGTAATTAATCCCGAACCAGGGATTGTTTTCTGAATACCCGGATACTATTGTTTTTGCATCAATGAATTCCATTTATAAACCCTTTCCTAAAAATATAAATCCCTTGAATCAATCATATCAAGTTTTTCTGCTTTTCATAAGCTATATTCTTAAGTCAATAAACCTTATCCCGTCATACAAAATTTATTCAACAACAATATCCTTGAAATCTTCCTTTACACTTTCTTTAAAATAATTAAGCGCTTCTTCTTTTGACATATTTCCGGTTAAATAACTTAACACAAAATCTACAAACATATTTTCAAAAGATGTGTCATATCTCTGAACCAACTTTCCATTAACCTTCGAAAGTTCCGATTTAAACACTTCATACAGATTCTGATTAATAGTCTTGTTTATAAAACCAGCATCCTTTGACAGCTTTTCAATCATTTCCGTGTTATTAATAAATGCTCCAGGAGAATTAGCAATTGATTCAAGAAGTTCCGTATCTGTACATATAAATTTAATAAATTCCCATGCAAGTTTCTTCTTCTCAGGGGTAGATTTTTTGGTGATACCATACCATGTACCACCCCAAAAGTAGGGATAAGTAGGCTTTGCTATCCCCCATCTACCGGTATCTTTGTTAACTGTATCGTATATCTCGATTATGTAAGGGATACCCCATGTAGGAATAGCAAACATGAAATAACTATCATCGGCAACAGCCTTTTGCCAACTTGGTGTCCAAGCCTCCAAACCACCATCCTGACCCATATCTCTAAGTTGTTTTTGCAAGTCAATATACTCTAACATTTTTGGATCGATATTTAATTTGCCTTCTTTTATCCATCCTTCGCTACGTCCGGCCAAATATATTATCATTAATTCATTATGTCCTGGAACAAGCTTTACTTTTCCCTCGCTTCTTTCTCTTAGCTTTTTGGCCGTATCAATTATTTTTTCAGTTGAAGAGAGCATTTCTGCTATGACATCAGGATCATCAGTTCCAAAATACTTTCTGGCAATATCCCTCTTATATCCTATACCACCGGGTATTGCACTATTTGTCAATGCTTTAATTTTTCCATCATCGCTTCTTCCAACATCCACAGTGTAGGGTACCATTTTGCCTGTCAACTCTTCTGCATTGTAGGGAGGTAAAGATAGGTCTTCAAGCGCATCCGGTATGTTCACTAACCTTTTGACATATCCAATTTCTGCAGCACAAACATCCGGATAATTTTCATAAAATCCAAACGGGAATGAATAATGCTCATATGGTTCTTTGTTAGTTTGCACATTAATTTTTACTCCCGGATGTTTTGCTTCAAATGCCCTTGCAAGTTTTATACCTTCATTTATATCAAAGTGCCAGAACATAAATTCTCCCTTTAATTCCTCAGTCTTGATTTCCTCACTCACTTTTGAAGTTAAGACATGTGCAGAAGTTTCCTGATTGGATACCGGTAATTGTTCATTATGCTCACAGCCAACAAGTGATAAAGAAAGCATAAGAACACTAATTCCTATAGCTCCGGCTCTTTTAATGAAATGAAGGTTCTTTATTAATCTCTTCTTTCTTCTCAATATTGTTATAAACCTATTCATTATTTATTCCTGACAATTTTGTTTTAAGCCTTGTTATCATAAGAAAAACTTATTTATCTATATTATAATTAATAAATATTTTATATGTCAATTATTTACTGTACTTCTATTATTTTATCCTATAAAAACTGTTATATATCAAATAAAGAACTGTCCCTCATCTCACTATCCTATTAAAAAAAAGCAATATTATATAAGTATTTTATCTTCAAATATTTACGATTGGCATTTTATGATAAGTAAACTCTAAAAACGTACCTAAGGCTTTTTACTATCACTTCGCATTTAATTTTTTCCACTTTCTAATCTTGCTGCGAAAGGACTTAAACGGAGCAACCGTGTTAATATGTACCCATTTCCAAACCGGCCAATTGGATGGTGTAGAAGATGCCCATTTACGGCTGCCTGCTATGAAAAGCTCCTCCTCTGTAAAACCGTCAAGCCAGCAGACAAAAGAGCGGACTTTATCTTTAAATAAATCTTGCAATTCAGTCAGAGAATATGACGAAAACTTATCATAGAAGCTTTGGTATAGCGCACCTAAGTTATTCCATTTGTAGCCTTCACAGGGAGTAACAACCGTCTTCCCTTCAGCTTCAGCCCTGTCCCACCCCATAACTAAATCAATCCATCCTAACTGATAGGCTATCATCTGTGCCGGTGTTCTATCCACACCGTCAATAAGCTTGTCCTTGTCGGCTTCTTCCACATTCACAAACTCATTAATAAAAAGTTCCGCCGTTTTTTCAATCTCGCAAATCAGAGCTTTCTTGTTTTCATATCCCTGCATAACGTGTTCTCCTTTTTGGTATTTTAATTTTTATCTCATAGGGATATTATGACAATAAAATTCTGACATCCTATGTCAAGTTTTGTTCTTTTCATAAATCTCTTTTGCCACTTTTGCAACAATTCCTTTTAAACGCACAGGTTCAATAATTTCTACCTTGGTTCCGAAGGAAAGCAGAAATCCGACAAGCCAAGCATCTTCAGGCATATGAGCTGTAACTGTCAAATTTCCCTCTGCATCAGTCTTGATATGCTCAATGTCAAATTCATCGTACACGCGGTAAGCCATCTCTTTAGGAAAACGAAGCGTTACTGGAGTGTATTTTTGCGATTCCTCAATTTTTTGTTCCGGATAAGAAATGGGAGAAAAGTATTCATTTAACAGCTCCAATTGCAGAATACGATTTAGCTTAAAAATCCTAAAGTCCATTTTTTCAAGGCAATAGGCTTTCAAATACCAATCCCTCGCCTTAAAAAGCAGCTTAAGCGGCTGTACGGTTCTTTGCCCAGGCTCTTTATAAGTATTTGCATAAATAATCCTTACACATCTATGGTTAATAATTGCAGATTTTAAAAGTTCAAACTTTTCATTATCCCTCTTCTTTTCTCCCCATCGGGACAAATCCACCTCAATCCAGTTCTCCGAATTAACTTGAAAAAGTGCCTTTAATTTTTCCAGTATATCTTTTTCATTACCACCATTAAGAGCTGTTATACTCTGCAGTGCAGACAGTATTTTCTGTTTCTCCTGTTCGGACAACAGTATTTTATCAAGAACAAAACCATTCATAAATCGGATTCCGCCATTCCTGCCGGTTTTCGCATATATAGGAATGCCTGCACTACTTAATGTGTCAATATCCCTGTAAATTGTCCTAACAGATACTTCAAACCGTTCCGCCATCTCGGAAGCGCTGGCCTGTCCCTTGTTCAGCAAATAATACACAATTTTGAACAACCTGCTCTCCTGCATATATGTATCTCCCATCATCTTTGATAATATTAAAACTAATTGCGCAAGGACGGTTCTCTGTTCTATTTTCGTTTCTTTCAGTATTGTTATTATTTGTCCCTGTCAATCCATTTATTTGATTTATTTAAAACCATTTTTTCATATATTTCTGAATTTTCTTTTTTACTTATCTCCCAATTTACTTTTCCTAGGATTGAAACTTCGATGTTTTATAAACTTCTGATCTTTCCTTATTACCCATTTTTGAAATGTGCACTTTACTATATAAAATAATTACATATAACTTTCAGGTTATTTCATATATATAAATACCTTTACTTAATAAAACAAAGAGCCGTCTGATGTAAAACAGATATGACAGGCAATAGGATGTCATAAGCAGCAGTTGCCATAGCTTTTTCGCTATGACAACTGTTAAAAATCAATAAACATTAGTATAAATAATATCATGCCTTGCATTTTTTATCACCCATACTGTTGGAAAGTAAGGCATTCAACTGCTCAAGCAGACTGCCACCGCCACTCAATGAAATATTGCCAATCTTTTCACAGATCTTTTCAAGGAACTCAAGCTCTTTAAGCCTGTAAAGAGTTTTATTCTCCTCCATAAGCTTTGCAGTATTCAACAGGCTTCTTGTTGAGGCAATCTCTTCCCTTCTGGTTATGACATTGGCCTGTGCCTTCTTTTCAGCGATCAGAACAGTGTTTAGAATTTCCTTTATATCTCCGGGCAGTATAACATCCTTGACTCCGGCGAACAAAAATTCCACACCGAAACTTTCGCCTTTCTCCTTTAATCTATCAAGAACAAAGCTGCCTATCTCCTGCTTTTTCAGAAGAAGGTCATCGAGTTTTAGACTACCCACATATTCCCTCAAAATTAACTGCAATATTATATACAGTTGTTCCTCAAAGGATTTTATACCAACTGTTTTCAAAGGATCAACTATCTTGTAATGACAAACAAAATTTAATCTCAATGTGATTTTGTCTTCAGTCATAACCTCCTGACCGGTCATATCCAACTGCTGCTGCCTCAAATCCACATTTTTTACGGTGACACGTATAGGACTTTTCCAGAAGAAATACCTCCCAGGTTCTAAAGTTTTCTGTATAACATTGTTGTAATACAGAATTCCTTTCTCATGATTGCTCACTTCAAAGCATTCTACAAAGGCCGCAAGTTTTGGACTGCTATATATAGAAATATCAATATCCGGTCTTATTTCAGGATCAGTAATGTTAACTATTATGAAATCGTGCTTTTTAAGTACATTCCAAAAGGCATATTTACCGGAATTAAGTACGTCCACGAGTTTTCCGTCTTCAAAATGAATGGCAATTTCATTATCCTGCACATCAATCACAGTAAGCTCTTCCAACAATTCTTTGTCCTCAAGAAACAGGTTTATATTTTTACCGGCACAGTCAAAGGGTTTGTTTACATCAGCAGCAACAACGCTGTATTTGGCAAACGGGCTAAAAAAGTATTTTCCGGGTTTTAGACATTTTACATAGTTGCCGTCCTTAAATAACAATCCTCTTTCATCGTTTTTGATTATTACCTTCATTTTGTTACACCCCTTTTAAAAACCAATAACTTTTTCGAGTCCTCTTCGAGAATTCTCCCAAGACGTCAGCGGAGTATTGCTTGAGGATATTACTCGCATATCGTTATACATCACTTCATTTACAGCTTTAAGGATTGCCCTTTTACCGTAAATGCAAGGCAATGTACAAGGATAAGCTCGACCTATCCGGTATCCGCATACTTCAAGGCCTAAGTCCCGGCGCCTCACAAAAACTTTGTGAAAGCCTGAGAATTCTCTAGAGTCTCCCTTTTTACTTACCTCGATTAACTGTCGAGTGCTAACCATAGCAATCAGATCTTAATCTGACGGGGATTCGAACCCCTTTTCCTTTCCTTATGCTCTGCCGCTGAGCTAATTACCTCCCGGTAATGGAGGAATCGAACCTCCGACACTAAGGTACTTTGAGCTCCAATTTCCCGGAATATCTCTCACGACCAAGGCAAGAAATACCGCAAGACCATTCGGAAATCTTTGCTATTGGGAAGTGGAACAATTTTAGTATAAGGGAATAACTTACCAATTAACAGACAAAAAGTTTGCAATCTTTTAAGAATATCACCGATAATATGGATGTATCAAAACAGTGAAATTTGCGTATTTATATACGTCTCAGTACATCCTCTTATTATGTCATTCATTTTATAAATAATCCCGTATTTATTACATTTATACATAAACAGACTCCACAACTCCTTTGCCCTAAGCGAGCGGTACTCATAGGAATTTCCATAGTTTTTTATATATTTCTCTTTAACCGACGGAAAAAGTTTGTCTAATTCATTGTAATACCATTCCGTTTGATTCTGCCTTAAAGCCACACCAAAGGCAGGATAGATGAATTTTGCCCCACTTTGATTTGACATCTGTATGTCATATTCTATTCTAACTGACTATTGACTTTTATCTTCTGCAAATGTAGAATAATATTATATTCTGCATTTGTAGAAGGAGTTGATTGTAGTGAAAAGCAATTTCAAAAGATTACCCGATTCAGAATTGCAAATAATGTTAATTATTTGGAATTCAAAGGAACCTGTCACCCGGGCCTACATAGAAGAAAGGTTGGAGGATAAGAAGCTTGCTCCGACAACAATATTGTCCTTTTTATCAAGATTGGAGCAAAAGGGCTTTGTCAAGGTGGAGCGAATCGGAAAAAACAATTACTATTCCCCGCTAATAGATGAGGAATCGTACATCAAAAATGAGGCGAAAACCGTTTTGGACAAATTATATAAAAGTTCAATCAAAAAGTTTGTTGCAGCACTTTATGACGGTAAAGAACTGGATAATAAGGAACTGCTTGAATTAAGAGATTTTTTGGACCAAAAGATTAAGCAGGGGGACAAATAACCATGGAATTGTTTATTAATAACCTCATATTGTTATCGGTTACAAGCTCGATATTTATTGTTCTTACCCATCTGGTTTACAGTCTTTCAAAAGACCGATACACCGCAAAGTGGAAATACTATATTTGGCTGATTTTAGCAATAAGGCTGTTGATTCCTTTGGATATCTCCATAAAATCACTGTCACTCAATGTACCGACTTTTCAAGGCAGTATCAGCAAAGATGAAGTTTCTATAAACGAAAATCTCTCGAACGAAAGCTTGAATCATCCTTTGGGCAATTTGACAAGCATGCCGGACAGCAATCTTAAAAACACATCAAACCAGACCTTTGAAAATACCACACACAAAGAAGAAATATCAAAGACCGAAAAAACAAAGGTTGTAAAAACCTTGACCCCACACCAAATAGCTTTTATTATATGGCTATCGGGTATATTAGCCTTCATGGGAATTGACATAATTAAATACTGCATATTTAAGCGAAAGCTTACAAGATGGAGTCTATCAATTAAAAATGGGCAATATAATGAAGTTCTCTCGGACAGTCTAAATAAAATGAAAATAAATAACACAGTTAACCTGTACGTATCTAAAGCAGTATACACTCCAATGCTTGCAGGTATAATCAAACCGTCAATATATATTCCCCATGAAAACTACAGCCTGGAAGAACTTGAAATAATTATCAAACATGAGCTGATTCACTATAAAAGACATGATTTATTATATAAATTGCTGCTCATGCTTGTAAAAGACGTCCATTGGTTTAACCCCTTTGTACACTTTATGGCTGTTGAAGCAAACAAAGACTTAGAGCTCATATGTGACGAGGAAGTGGTTAAAAACAAGGATTTCGAGTATAGGGAAAGATATTCAAAGCTCCTGCTTGACTCAGCCAGTGCGGCAAAAAGCCAAGTACATCTTGCAACCGGCATATTTGGCGGTGTAAAAACAATAAAAAGAAGATTTGTAAATATTCTAAATGTAAGACAGTACAAAAAAGGATATAAATTTACAGCGGGCATTGCTCTGTTGCTAATAATCTCCAATTTATTCGTTTCCTGCGGTGAAAAGGTCGGAATATCACCCCAACCGTGAGAAACCAATAACACTGTAACGAGGGACTTGTGGGATTTACCTGAAGAAGACGAAGACTTGGCTCAAAGAATGGCATTGAGAAGTTACGGTGCTGACATGCCTGTTTTGGTATATGCTTCTGACAAAATCGCAATAGTTTCCGCCTATTGGGGAATTGCCGTTTACGACCTTGTAAAAGAAAGGCTCAGCCGGGTTGTGGATTTGATCTCCATTAATATGTCTCATACCCAGGGGGATTTCTGCAGGATTGTTTCGGTTAACAAAGAGGGAACACATATAATTATTAAGAGGATGTTTAAAGATCCTAAAAACCCTGTTCCCACTTATTTATATGATATAGAAAAAGACAAACTGGAAATTACGCAACAAGAAGAATTTGAAGAATATTCCGACAATATATATTCAGATGATAATAAAGAAGTGCAAAATTTACTTAAAGATACGGTTTGGGGTTCATTCAATTACAATTTTGCCAAAATCGATCCGGACAAATGGATAGGTTTAAAATACGATATTAGCGAATGGTATGATATGAGATCTCTTTATTTATATGTATTTGACAACGGAAATGTAAGTAAAAAGCAAATTTTCAGCAAATACAATGATTTGCCCCCATGGCCAACGGAGGCCGAAATAATAGAAAAGCATCTAAGTCATATAAAAGGCGGAAAAAGGTATGAGGACCACATTGCTTTTGAAGGCCTGACTGAAGAAGAGGTCATGAAAAATTTTAGGAAAGGTAATGAGTGGACCTATATTGAAACAGATGATGGTATGGAGAAGTACAAGAAAAAAATAAGCAATTATGATGTTATAATTGGAGTCAATGCCTATACAGATACCGATACAAATGAAACTATCCTCCGTATCAGAGTAAATAATTAAAGTAAATAATTATTGAAAGCTGTTAAACTTAACTTTCAGTTTTACCCGGCATAGGAATTTAATTTAAATCAATTTATCCTTGCACAATAATAAAACACAGAAGCTGCCATCAACCCCTACTTATATTTGCGGTGATCAAAAAAGGCCTCGGTTGCTAAAAAGAGCCAAGGCCTTTATTTAATCTTATAAACTACTTATTTGGAAATGTAATAGAACACTTTTCTCCCTGTTCATTTGTATAGCTAACAATAAAGCCTTCTTCCGTAACCTTTATTGTTCCATCATATCTATATTCTTGCTCTTCCTGTTGAGTCAATGAATAAGCAAAGCATGCTGTATCACCTTTTAATCCAATAATATCTCCACGTAATACCTGTTCATAAAATATAGTTGAATCGTAAGTTCTTTTAACGCTTAAACCTATGTAATACTCAAAGCCGTCAGTGCGGACATAAATTGAATATTCATCGGGTTGTTTGGAATTCAAATAAATGGCGTCAAATTCAAAAACCTTACTTGCAACTTTTTCGAGTGCAGCCTCAATGGGCTCTGGAACATACCCTTCTCCTTTTGATGAGATTGTTATTTTTTGGGTTTTGCTATCCCATTCTACATTTAAACCCATTTGTTCTGAAATAAATCTTACTGGAAGCATTGTTCTTCCATCTTTAATTACCGGTGCCTGATCTAAAGGTTCTTTTTCAATATAAACATATTCTCCTATTATATAATCGTCACAAGTCTCGGCAACATTATTGCCTATTGTCAATTTTATATATTTATATGTACTCCATGATCTGAAATATTCTACTGAACCTTCTGAGCTATCTATTGAATTCATATCAATCTTATTGCAAATTCTAACGGCTTTTTCTTCGTCATCCCATTCAACTATATATCCCAAAGATTCCGATATAAATCTCAAAGGCACCAATGTTCTGCCACTGCTTTCATCAATATAAGGAGCAACATCCAATGTTACACTTTTACCATTAACTATGGCAGTAGTACTATTCACCTGCAGAACAACAGTTTTTCCTGAAGTTTCCGCCAACACTTTACTTGGCATTATTACACCAACAAACATTGCTGCTAGCAAACCTGTCACCAATATACTCAAAAACTTTCTTGAACTCATAAAATACCTCCTCAAAGTGTTTTTGTAATGTACATCCAGTGGCAACCTTTTGCATTTTGTAGCTTTTCATCTTACAAAGAGCAATAATAAAATATTTCATGATATAGAAAATATTTCTTTTTTAATATCGACTTTATTGATGTATTTATTTAGTTTGGTGCTAATACTGCAGTAAACTAGTAACATATGTAGGTGAAAAATGGGCTCCCTTAATCAAATTTCCTATATGATTAAGTTGACAGCATCATCGTACAGGAGGAAAGGATGCGATTAAGATAGCGCAATTAGAGGACATCAAAAAAATATACTTTATGGAAGACCTAAGCAAAACAAATCAACTTAGATACGTCAGGTAACAAAAACCTACGAATCTTTGCAAGATAAGGATTGAAACTTCGGTGTTTTTTAGACTTCTAAATTTTTCCCTATTAGCGTTTTTACCTATTTTTGGAAATGTGTATTATAAAATTAAACAATTACATATCACTTTTAAGGTATCATCATACATAAATTACATTATTCGACAAAACAAAGAACCGTCCCCTGTTTCATATTAAATTTTCAGTTTCTCAATCCAAAGTGTTTATTTAAGCGAATTGTCTCAATAAGAGCACAATATTTATCAGCAAGACATATAATTATGGCCACTTTACTTTTAGGAATTCTCGTAATATTCAGCGGCCACATATGACTACGTATAGCCTCCCGTTGTTTTTCAGATATGTCAAAATGTTTTACCGCGTTATTACATGCAATATCAGCATGATCAAAGCCATGCGTTTTTCGGGAAGGGTGACCATCGTGCCAATCGTAGAGAAATAGATCGTGAAGTATTGCTGCTTCTACCAGTTCCTTTTCATCTGCGTTTAAATTTAATTTTCTGTTAATAAGATAACAAATCCATGCAACATTTTCGCAATGCTGTAATGTTGTAGTTGTACCATGCTGAATATACTTATCCATCTGCTTTATTAC
It includes:
- a CDS encoding DUF4397 domain-containing protein; protein product: MYTDFYGYPYNLYPRQPIIPSYIRLLHAVPNAPAVDIYANGSPIARNLSYRQFTEYLALPGASYNITVFPAGQTVNPILSTVINIPGGSIFTIAAVGIPSSITLLRIEEPRINIPAGNLMLRFVNLSPNAPAVDVEIQGGNIIFGNVTYTGITQYIPFNPGTYTFNLKISGTGQRILYVPNILLESGRFYTIYAIGVVAGTPPLQVLIPLDGNTYIR
- a CDS encoding SPL family radical SAM protein, whose protein sequence is MEFIDAKTIVSGYSENNPWFGINYNMNIYKGCCHGCIYCDSRSECYGVDDFDRVRAKKNALAIIERELKSKRKKGVVGTGAMSDPYNPLEREYKLTRGALELINRYGYGAAIATKSDLILRDIDILKEISRYSPVLIKITITTADDLLCSKIEPNVSLSSDRFRTIKKLSGEGIFAGILLMPVLPFIDDTDDNIIKIIELASQNGAKFIYPAFGVTLRQNQREWYYSKLDELFPSLKEKYIKSYGNSYECRSLRSKELWDLFKNKCNECGILYKMNDIVKGYKDPYINEQISLF
- a CDS encoding ABC transporter substrate-binding protein, whose protein sequence is MNRFITILRRKKRLIKNLHFIKRAGAIGISVLMLSLSLVGCEHNEQLPVSNQETSAHVLTSKVSEEIKTEELKGEFMFWHFDINEGIKLARAFEAKHPGVKINVQTNKEPYEHYSFPFGFYENYPDVCAAEIGYVKRLVNIPDALEDLSLPPYNAEELTGKMVPYTVDVGRSDDGKIKALTNSAIPGGIGYKRDIARKYFGTDDPDVIAEMLSSTEKIIDTAKKLRERSEGKVKLVPGHNELMIIYLAGRSEGWIKEGKLNIDPKMLEYIDLQKQLRDMGQDGGLEAWTPSWQKAVADDSYFMFAIPTWGIPYIIEIYDTVNKDTGRWGIAKPTYPYFWGGTWYGITKKSTPEKKKLAWEFIKFICTDTELLESIANSPGAFINNTEMIEKLSKDAGFINKTINQNLYEVFKSELSKVNGKLVQRYDTSFENMFVDFVLSYLTGNMSKEEALNYFKESVKEDFKDIVVE
- a CDS encoding ClbS/DfsB family four-helix bundle protein; the protein is MQGYENKKALICEIEKTAELFINEFVNVEEADKDKLIDGVDRTPAQMIAYQLGWIDLVMGWDRAEAEGKTVVTPCEGYKWNNLGALYQSFYDKFSSYSLTELQDLFKDKVRSFVCWLDGFTEEELFIAGSRKWASSTPSNWPVWKWVHINTVAPFKSFRSKIRKWKKLNAK
- a CDS encoding helix-turn-helix transcriptional regulator, yielding MQESRLFKIVYYLLNKGQASASEMAERFEVSVRTIYRDIDTLSSAGIPIYAKTGRNGGIRFMNGFVLDKILLSEQEKQKILSALQSITALNGGNEKDILEKLKALFQVNSENWIEVDLSRWGEKKRDNEKFELLKSAIINHRCVRIIYANTYKEPGQRTVQPLKLLFKARDWYLKAYCLEKMDFRIFKLNRILQLELLNEYFSPISYPEQKIEESQKYTPVTLRFPKEMAYRVYDEFDIEHIKTDAEGNLTVTAHMPEDAWLVGFLLSFGTKVEIIEPVRLKGIVAKVAKEIYEKNKT
- a CDS encoding slipin family protein, which gives rise to MKVIIKNDERGLLFKDGNYVKCLKPGKYFFSPFAKYSVVAADVNKPFDCAGKNINLFLEDKELLEELTVIDVQDNEIAIHFEDGKLVDVLNSGKYAFWNVLKKHDFIIVNITDPEIRPDIDISIYSSPKLAAFVECFEVSNHEKGILYYNNVIQKTLEPGRYFFWKSPIRVTVKNVDLRQQQLDMTGQEVMTEDKITLRLNFVCHYKIVDPLKTVGIKSFEEQLYIILQLILREYVGSLKLDDLLLKKQEIGSFVLDRLKEKGESFGVEFLFAGVKDVILPGDIKEILNTVLIAEKKAQANVITRREEIASTRSLLNTAKLMEENKTLYRLKELEFLEKICEKIGNISLSGGGSLLEQLNALLSNSMGDKKCKA
- a CDS encoding BlaI/MecI/CopY family transcriptional regulator, which gives rise to MKSNFKRLPDSELQIMLIIWNSKEPVTRAYIEERLEDKKLAPTTILSFLSRLEQKGFVKVERIGKNNYYSPLIDEESYIKNEAKTVLDKLYKSSIKKFVAALYDGKELDNKELLELRDFLDQKIKQGDK